The Triticum aestivum cultivar Chinese Spring chromosome 5A, IWGSC CS RefSeq v2.1, whole genome shotgun sequence genomic sequence agaaacccgTCACTTGAGACAGCATCTAGCAGCTCTAGCTGTGTTTCATTATGAAGAAAGTTTAATTAAAATGGAAAATGGTGCTCAGATTAATTGGTGGGGAATTAATTAGATTGAGTTCCATCAACTAGTCCCTCCATCCGAAAACAAGTTtggttctaaatacatccatttgaaAAACAAACTTGGGACAAGTTTTTCCGtaaaaagaaaaaaacagcaaGGAAGGAAATGAAACAGAACCCATGCTGATTTGGTATGTATGCATGTAGTGTAGCCAGCCAGCCGATGCTGATTCGGTATGTATGCATGTAGTGTAGCCAGCCAGCCGATGCTGATTCGGTATGTATACACTttttaattactccctccgtttaggaatacttgtcatcaaaatgaataaaaaaaagatatatctagatatattttagttctagatatatctcTCTTtgtccattttaatgacaagtattttcagatggagggagtaccatttttggCATCGTCGCCGGAGTTAAGAGTACATGGGCAGATAGAGACCATGTGCTGTAAGACCGATTCAGTTCAGTGCTGTCTAAAATTAGCCAtgaaggttaattaattaattaatccgaTGTAGTGGGAGCATGCATTTGAGTTTCGCCGAATTGAAACGAAGAAAACCTAGGGGCAGTGCCATGCTGCTCACGTGGCCCGATCCCAACTCCCCCGGGGCATGCCGCCCTTCCTGATCGCTTGCCGACAGACAATAATTTACGGTGCAAATTTGTGCACAGCTGTCTAGAGATTAGAGTTATTCGCTAGCTTAGCAAGAAGAAAGGAGGTTACATGGTACGTATTATATTGATTCCTGAATCCGTAGACGGGACGTGAGACCATCTCCTGGGGCACCACCACTCCATGATCCGCGCCACGTCTGGAGGACACCCGAGGAAGATATCATCAGCATGTTTTTTTTTTAAGCCGAAACTatagaacaatcgttctacggtattttatatattaaataaagtaaagtATATTTACAAAAGGCTAAATAGCTAAATAGCCAACAGCAGGACATCAACCAACACCAGttttaggaaacataactatcatgAGGAAATTAGAGATTATGCTCGACCCAACTGGTAATCAGCTCAGCTTTCTTCGTCTTTGCTCTCAGCCTAGTCATTTCCATGCCTTCTCGGAGATAATGTTGCCAGGACCCATAACTTATTGGCACCTTATTGAAGATTTTATCATTTCTGATCATCCAGATGCTCCAACAGCCCATAATCACCACTTCCATTGCAATATCTTTGGGCAGCTCTCTGAGAATGAAAAGAACTTCATCATAGGTTGATGTGCCTCTGTGTTTAGCAGGAGTAATTCCATACCAGCAGTAGCTAGCAAATTGGCAATCCCAAAAAAGATGAGTGCTGGTTTCAACAATAGAGTCTGCACAAAGGGCACAGTTGTAATCATCTAGATGCATACTTCTGCGCTGAATCATATTCCTGGTGCTCAGTCTGTCATGGAGCAAAAGCCAAAAGAAAATTTTGTGCCTGAGCCTACAAGATGTTTTCCAAACTTTCTGAAAGATCTCATGAGCATTGCTAGGGCCAGACATGGCTTTATAAATGGCCATAGCTGAGAATTTTGGATTATTGCCTGCCATGATCCAAGaatctttgattgttatgtctgcCCTAGTTGTCAAGATGTGATCTCTGATCACAGCTTGGTTGCAGTTATGAGATATGAACTGTGATTCTCACCATGTACGTATGCGCTAGCAAAAACAGCCCATCCTCTTTGTTGCTGTCAGCAGCAAACAGCGCACAAGTTTCGACGGAAAGTGGCCTGCTGGTGCACGCGGTCGGCGTTGAAATGTGCTTTGCTGGTGACGACGTTGAGGTGTAGAGATCTCATTGTACCTGGCGATCCGCAAGTCAATGACCCGTGTGTCTGTTTCTGAGTTTGAATATAGCACTGCAATCAACTTGCTGACCTGCACGACCTCCCCACACCGCACGTTCTGTTGAGACTTCAGACACATGCGTATATATAGCCCCTCTTATTTTGGAATGAGttcttttggaataaataaaagcaTCGCCGGTTATTAGTTGTACACTTAGAATTGGTCAAATGAAAGAACATGGACATGATTGTGGCCATTGTTCACGGCCAGGTTATTTTTTTGAGGGCTAACGGCAGGTGCTCTGCCTTTTCATTATAGTTCAGGAATTTACAAGGGAAAAGTCTGAAGCCCTAAGGCAGACAAAAAGATAGAGATACAGCAGATTTACAAAGCTAAGGCCTCACATTGGCCATGTCCAAGTATGCTAAGTCAGACCTGGCTAAGCAAGCCACCATATCAGCAGTTGAAGACAGGTTTTGAAATATTCTTCGGTTTCGCTCATTCCAAATATTCCAAGCAAAGTATAGCGCAGCTGCTGCCTTTTTCTGCTGCCCATAGGCAAAACTTCTCCACCAGGTTGCGATGGAGGTGAACGGCAAGGTTGCTTGAAGTTGAATGTTAGGCAGCATGGTGGTGATCTTCTGCCACACTTCCTTTGCAAATGGGCATCCACAGATCAGATGAGCGGCAGTCTCAATTGTTTGGTCGCAGAGGGAGCAGGTGTCGTTGTGTTCACATCCTCTCGCGCGAAGACGATCAGCAGTTGGCAGTCTATTTTGAGATAGAAGCCAACCAAAGAATTTGATCTTTCCCTCCACCTTTGCTTTCCAAAGGGCATTCAACTCAGGCTTCGCAATGGTTCCGATGAATTGGGCATCATAAACAGTGGCAGCAATGTATGATTTGCTGTCGTTCCATTTCCATTCAATGTCATCCGGTTGATCCGAGAGGTTAACCCCTTGTATCCGGTGCCAAAGGTCAATGAAACTGATCAGATCCTCAATGGTGCTAAGTTGCTCGATTCCTTTCATCCAGCGGCCCCGATGGAGAGCAGCCGCCACCAGAGGCATTTTTCCGCCTTGCAAGCTTATGTAGGTTTGGGGCGATGTCCTTAGGTGCAGAACCATTTAGCCATGAGCTACTCCAGAATTTAGCACTTTGACCGTCACCAAGCTTGACAGTTGTGGAGGCATTGAACAGCTGCATGTCAGTGCTAGTGCATGAAATTTGCAGTCCAACCCAAGGCCTGTTGGGGTATTTCCAGGAGTACCAAGCCCACCTTAATCTCAAAGATCTGCTGTAGAAAGCTAGGTTTTTTATTCCGAGGCCCCCAAGCTTTTTGGGGGAGCATACTTGTTGCCAATTGACTGCACAGTGGCCTCCTTtggcctcttcttctcctttccaaAGAAAACTTCTTCGGAGCTTGTCAATCCTCTTTACAACCCACTTGGTTGGAGCAAACATTGTCAGATAGTACGTGGTGAAGGAGGTTAACACCGAGTTGATGAGAGCCAGCCGTCCCATCCTGTTAAGTAATTTCCCCTTCCATCCCGCAAGCTTTGCTGCCATTTTATCAATGAGCACTTGAAAATCCACCCTCCGAAGCTTGCGAATACTCAGAGGCATCCCAAGGTACTTGCACGGGAGGGAGCTGATTTCGCCCTCAAACTCAGCTAAAACCTCCTCAATTACATGGTCCTCACATGCAATTGGGTATGCTGCTGATTTGCTGAAATTTGTGCAGAGGCCGGAGATCTTGCCAAAGGCTGCAAGGATGGATTGAAGAGCAGCCACTTCAGCTCGGACAGGATTCATGAATAGGGCAGCATCGTCTGCGTAAAGACTGACTCTGACTGAGGCACTGTGATGATTGATTGGACTAAGAATATGTTCCTCAGTAGCTTTGTCAAGGATTCGTTGTAGGGGGTCAATGGCCAGCAGGAAGAGCAACGGCGCTAGCGGGTCACCCTGTCTCAGACCTTGGCGGTGGAGAAAAAGAGCCCCAGGTACACCATTTAGGATGATCCGCGAAGAGGTAGAGGCGAGCGAGATAGCAATCACGGCCAGGTTATAACTTATAACTTGCTTCTGTTGCTTGCCTTGCTTAACTAACACTACCAGTAGTCAAAGACACGGTGCTAAAGTAAACTAAGGGCATCTACCTGCTGTAAGCCTGTAAGAAATGTGGAACAAGCAAGGTGATTTGTTTAAGTGCATTATTGTTGCTAGAAAGATATGCCTGCTGGCTAGTATTACCTAGCTAGCTGTCATTGACTTGCAGCCGGACCTTGCTTAAGCAAGAGAAAGTACTGCCAAATGCCAACTAGATTTACTTACAAGCTTACTCCTCATCATGGTAGTAACTTGTAAGAGCTTTCATATGGACACCCAAAAGTAAATTTTGTATCCTTTGCCGGGATTCTCAAACACCTTAATAATTTTTTCTTGGTTGCTTCGATTAGAATATGTTATCGTTCAACCGACCTTCTAGCAAAAATGCTTGACAAAGTGACAACTACCTCTTCGGTCTCTAACACGGCATGGACTTACAGAGATTGGAGGACCCCTATGGCTATGGGCAGTTTTCAGTTTTGTCATCGGTTTGACAGGGTGACAAAATGACCTCACTTTTAGCTTTTTCAGAGTTGACATCGGGTTCGCAGGATAGGATGACCCGCTATGAACAGTTTCACACCATTGTTAATTTTCCTTTCTTACCAGTGCAATTGCAATCTTTACTGCATCTCTGAATCATGCGTCTCGATTTCTTTATCTGAATCCAATAAGTGGGTAGTAGACCGCACACTGCTTGCCTTGCTTAGCTACTACTccctctccgttccaaaataactgtcGTGGTTTTAATTCAAGCTTAAatttttgaactaaaaccacgacacatattttggaatggagggagtagtagtcaAAGACACCAGCAGTGAGAAATGTGGAACAAGCAAGGTGATTTGTTAAATGCATTATTGTTGGTAGAAAGATATGCTTGTTGGCTACCTAGCTGTCATTGACTCACATGACATTTGCTTAAGCAAGATATAATAGGGCGCATACTTGCCCCAAGTGCCAACTAGTAGCAGCAAACTTATTCATAAGCCATGTAGTAACTTGTAGCAGCCTCCTATGGACACGTACTAGTAATTTTGTAGCTTGAAAGCCGTTTTTATAATATGGGACGGGAGGGAGTAATTAAGTGGCCGACTTGCCAGAACTCTCTAACACCCAAATATGTCCAAGCGACCTTCTAGCAAACTGCTTGACAAAATGGTGAACCTTTTCAGTTTTGGCATCGGTTTTCACAGTCACTGCATATCACTCTGCTCATCAAATCACAAATATGAAAAATAAAACTGATTATCCCTTGATTGACAATTGAACATACACACGCATACATATTACTCTGATTTTTCTTTTTGAGCTGGCACAATTGAATATCCTTTGATTGACAATTGAATATAGAATTTTTGAGCTAGCACAATTGAATATACATGCATGTCCCCTGCAAAAACAAAGAATATACATGCATGCAAAAAATTAAAATGGATGGAATGTTTGTTTTGGGCCTGCTTACTGAAATGGCATGCGTGCATGGTTGATGCAGGGTGGAGTCCTGCTGGGCCCGTCGGCGTTGGGCCGGAGCAGCAAGTTCTTGCACGCCGTCTTCCCGGCCAAGAGCCTGCCGGTGCTGGACACGCTGGCCAACCTCGGCTTGCTCTTCTTCCTGTTCCTCGTCGGCCTCGAGCTCGACATCGCCGCCATCCGCCGCACCGGCAAGAAGGCCCTCGCCATCGCGCTCGCTGGCATCTCCGTCCCGTTCGCGCTCGGCATCGGCACGTCGTTCGCCTTCCGCGCCACCATCGTCAAGGGCGCTCCACAGGCACCGTTCCTCGTCTTCATGGGTGTCGCGCTCTCCATCACCGCCTTCCCGGTGCTCGCTCGCATCCTGGCCGAGCTGAAGCTTCTCACCACCGACATCGGCCGCATGGCCATGTCCGCAGCGGCGGTCAATGACGTCGCCGCCTGGATCCTGTTGGCCCTCGCTGTTGCACTCTCTGGAGACGGCTCGCCGATCATCTCGCTCTGGGTGCTCCTCACAGCTACCGGCTTTGTCATCGCCGTTTGCGTTCTCCTCCGGCCGTTGTTGGCGTGGATGGCGCACCGGTCTCCCGAGGGTGAGCCGGTCAAGGAGGTGTACATTTGTGCCACCCTCGCCATCGTCCTCGCTGCCGGCTTCGTCACCGATGTCATCGGCATCCACGCGCTGTTCGGGGCGTTCATGGTCGGCATCGTCGTCCCCAAGGACGGGCCGTTTGCCGGCGTGCTCATCGAGAAGGTTGAGGACCTCATCTCGGGGCTCTTCCTCCCGCTCTACTTCGTCTCCAGTGGCCTCAAGACGGACGTGGCCACTATCCGGGGAGCCAAGTCGTGGGGCCTATTAGTGCTCGTCATCCTCAACGCCTGCCTCGGCAAGATCGGCGGCACTGTGCTCGCGTCACTGATCGTCAAGATCCCCGTCAGGGAGGCGGTCGCGCTGGGGTTCCTGATGAACACCAAGGGGCTCGTGGAGCTCATCGTCCTCAACATCGGCAGGGACCGCAAGGTGCTCAACGACGAGTCCTTCGCCATCATGGTGCTCATGGCCCTATTCACCACCTTCATCACGACGCCGATCGTCATGGCCATCTACAAGCCCGCGCGGCCATCGGCGCCGTACAAGCGCCGCACCGTGGAGGGCGGCGCACCGGCGGACGCGGACAGCGAGCTGCGCGTGCTCGCCTGCTTCCACAGCAACCGCAACATCCCGACGCTGCTCAACCTCGTGGAGTCGACCCGGGGCACGGGGCGGCACCGCCTCGCCATGTACGCCATGCACCTGGTGGAGCTCTCGGAGCGGTCGTCGGCCATCTCCATGGTGCACCGCACGCGCCGCAACGCCATGCCCTTCTTCAACAGCGGGGACAAGACGGAGCAGATGGTGGTGGCCTTCGAGGCGTTCCAGCAGCTGAGTGCCGTGAGGGTGAAGCCCATGACGGCCATCTCGGACCTCGAGACCATCCACCGGGACGTCATCGACAGCGCCGCTGAGAAGCGGGCGGCCGTCGTCATCATGCCGTACCACAAGCTGCTCCAGCACGACGGCTCCTTCCACTCGCTCGGCTCCCAGTACCACGCCGTCAACAAGCGCGTGCTCCGGGGCGCGCCATGCTCCGTCGCCATCCTCGTCGACCGCGGGCTCGGCGGCCACTCCCAGGTCGCCGCCAAGAACGTGGAGTTCTCTGTGGCCATGCTCTTCTTCGGCGGGGCGGACGACCGTGAGGCGCTGGCGTACGCGACGCGCATGTCGGAGCACCCTGGCGTCGCTGTGACTGTGACACGCTTCCGGCCCAGCCGCCCATCGTCCGGCGACGCAGCCGACGAGGCGGCCATGGAGGCGTTCAAGGGCAAGGTCGAGGCCGTGAAGGACGGGTCGGCGATGTACGAGGACGTAGAGGCGTCGGCCAAGGAGGAGGTGCTCCAGGCGATCAACTCGCTGTCCAAGTCCAACATGTTCGTGGTGGGGAGGATGCCGCTGACGGAGCCGCTGGTGGAGAGGCCCGAGGAGCTGGGCCCCGTGGGGAGCTACCTGGCGTCGTCGGAGTTCAAGACATCGGCGTCCGTGCTGGTGATCAAGAGGTACGACCCGGCGACGAACCCGGCCAGCAAGAGGTTCGACCCCAAGGCGAGGCCGCCGGTGGCGACGGACGTGGAGGACGAGGAGATGGGCGGCGCCGGTGGCAGCGCGAGCGTGGTGCCCGTGCCGTGGACGCCGCAGAACGACCTCGCATGAGCTGATCGATGAGCTCCGGCCGGCTTCTTCGCCATCAGATGTGTGGTGCGTGTGGAGTCGCTACGCGATGAATTGTACATAGTGTGTTGTTGTGTAGTGCTGCAGCCTAGGGACACATGTTGCTGTTCGTCGAGCCTTCGCTCGGCTGTATCCACTGTTTCTgtttctatctctatctctactacctaaaagaaaccTAACATTTCCTCTTCTGTCTTAAGATCGTCCTACTTCTCTCACGAGTAATGCTAAACGTACAAACGAGTTACAAGCTTTTATAAAGAGAGTTAATTTGATTGGTTAATAGATGACGAGGCGCCCCCACttccctgaaaatcaggggggagggggCAAATTTATAATTGGTTAGTAGATGGAAAAAATCCTAGTCAGCGTGTAATTGCGTGTAACTTTTTGTATGTTTAGCATTATTGCTGCTCTCACCCCCACCCGACTGATTTGTCTCA encodes the following:
- the LOC123102114 gene encoding cation/H(+) antiporter 19 — protein: MAGHAAAGVCAAPMQATSHGAFQGDNPLDYALPLAILQICLVVVVTRGLAYLLRPLRQPRVIAEIIGGVLLGPSALGRSSKFLHAVFPAKSLPVLDTLANLGLLFFLFLVGLELDIAAIRRTGKKALAIALAGISVPFALGIGTSFAFRATIVKGAPQAPFLVFMGVALSITAFPVLARILAELKLLTTDIGRMAMSAAAVNDVAAWILLALAVALSGDGSPIISLWVLLTATGFVIAVCVLLRPLLAWMAHRSPEGEPVKEVYICATLAIVLAAGFVTDVIGIHALFGAFMVGIVVPKDGPFAGVLIEKVEDLISGLFLPLYFVSSGLKTDVATIRGAKSWGLLVLVILNACLGKIGGTVLASLIVKIPVREAVALGFLMNTKGLVELIVLNIGRDRKVLNDESFAIMVLMALFTTFITTPIVMAIYKPARPSAPYKRRTVEGGAPADADSELRVLACFHSNRNIPTLLNLVESTRGTGRHRLAMYAMHLVELSERSSAISMVHRTRRNAMPFFNSGDKTEQMVVAFEAFQQLSAVRVKPMTAISDLETIHRDVIDSAAEKRAAVVIMPYHKLLQHDGSFHSLGSQYHAVNKRVLRGAPCSVAILVDRGLGGHSQVAAKNVEFSVAMLFFGGADDREALAYATRMSEHPGVAVTVTRFRPSRPSSGDAADEAAMEAFKGKVEAVKDGSAMYEDVEASAKEEVLQAINSLSKSNMFVVGRMPLTEPLVERPEELGPVGSYLASSEFKTSASVLVIKRYDPATNPASKRFDPKARPPVATDVEDEEMGGAGGSASVVPVPWTPQNDLA